In the Populus trichocarpa isolate Nisqually-1 chromosome 1, P.trichocarpa_v4.1, whole genome shotgun sequence genome, one interval contains:
- the LOC7487574 gene encoding probable E3 ubiquitin-protein ligase ZFP1 produces MGQRNMLCTNQMIDLEMDQQSQGYLHPESCILLGGVTNFRPPDIPTMLTASGNTINRDAHLADRYDGAMFYGMPQYHGVHPHPQYHSPNLDLSVATAPNFYVPYMTPSSGIPISHASCDQLSSSNNYGVIGVSADEYGTNSHFMDNARSSYKRKNAEGNPGNFHYLNASASSSSSVPPMNTRHPEGVALMDATSFTLPHYRGTSASSIREVGSQRSVRNRLGSVGLDPALTHNPNHFIQGNYLGQPYQPGGSLWLEQHLSNGSTDAGASVWTQTPTIPYMHGNNVNGVPIETGSMGPQRYHEPASNRSNASFSHPSPVNPQHHNFHHLSPPIQGIRGHNINILPQAPAASFRVPTANASQSTMNLSQDGLDIGLRNPGSVQPTGLRMYRPRHEGVAPETTLRHRNLPRLRVLPTDGVAILGFPDYYEVENYADHHRDMRLDIEDMSYEELLALGERIGNVNTGLSDATIRSQLKTRTYLSSPYSINLEVSCMDQEADSCIICQDDYKSKEKIASLDCGHEYHADCLKKWLRLKNVCPICKSEALTMEGKDV; encoded by the exons ATGGGACAAAGAAACATGCTATGCACCAATCAGATGATTGATTTAGAAATGGATCAACAAAGCCAGGGATATCTACATCCTGAGTCCTGCATTCTTCTAGGGGGTGTGACAAACTTCCGACCACCTGATATTCCTACCATGTTAACAGCTTCAGGGAACACTATCAATCGTGACGCCCATCTAGCTGATCGTTATGATGGTGCTATGTTTTATGGGATGCCCCAATACCATGGTGTTCATCCTCATCCTCAGTATCACAGCCCAAATCTTGATTTAAGTGTGGCTACTGCACCCAACTTCTATGTTCCTTACATGACTCCATCTTCTGGTATTCCTATCAGTCATGCATCTTGTGATCAATTATCTTCATCCAACAATTATGGAGTGATTGGAGTTTCTGCTGATGAGTATGGAACAAACAGTCACTTCATGGATAATGCTAGAAGTTCATACAAGAGAAAGAATGCTGAAGGAAATCCAGGGAATTTCCACTATCTGAATGCCTCAGCAAGCTCTAGTTCCTCAGTTCCCCCAATGAATACAAGGCATCCCGAGGGGGTTGCTCTGATGGATGCTACATCATTCACCCTGCCACATTACAGGGGGACTAGTGCTTCATCAATCAGGGAAGTAGGATCTCAAAGAAGTGTGAGGAATAGATTAGGTTCTGTGGGGCTCGATCCTGCCTTGACACACAACCCGAACCATTTTATTCAAGGAAACTATTTGGGCCAACCCTATCAGCCAGGTGGCTCTCTCTGGTTAGAACAACACTTAAGCAACGGTTCTACTGATGCAGGCGCTTCAGTATGGACTCAGACCCCTACTATTCCTTACATGCACG GGAACAATGTCAATGGAGTTCCTATAGAAACTGGGAGCATGGGTCCACAGCGGTATCATGAGCCAGCTAGCAACAGAAGTAATGCCAGTTTCTCGCACCCTTCTCCAGTAAACCCTCAGCACCATAATTTTCATCACCTGTCTCCACCAATTCAAGGAATTAGAGGTCACAATATTAATATTCTTCCTCAAGCACCAGCAGCTTCATTCAGAGTTCCTACAGCCAATGCCTCACAAAGCACTATGAATCTATCTCAAGATGGTTTAGATATTGGACTTAGGAATCCGGGATCTGTTCAACCAACCGGCCTTCGAATGTACCGGCCTCGCCATGAGGGAGTTGCACCTGAGACCACACTAAGACATCGCAACCTCCCTCGCTTAAGAGTGTTGCCAACAGAT GGGGTAGCAATACTAGGGTTCCCTGACTATTATGAAGTAGAGAATTATGCTGACCACCACAGAGATATGCGCTTGGATATAGAGGACATGTCTTATGAG GAGCTTCTTGCACTTGGGGAGCGTATTGGTAATGTAAATACTGGCTTATCAGATGCAACTATCAGAAGTCAATTAAAAACAAGAACTTATTTATCATCTCCTTATTCAATCAATTTGGAAGTATCTTGTATGGATCAAGAAGCTGATTCTTGCATTATTTGCCAG GATGATTATAAGAGTAAGGAGAAAATTGCATCTCTTGATTGTGGACACGAGTATCATGCAGATTGCTTGAAGAAGTGGCTACGCTTGAAGAATGTCTGCCCCATCTGCAAATCTGAAGCCTTAACCATGGAAGGAAAGGATGTTTAA